One part of the Bacteroidia bacterium genome encodes these proteins:
- a CDS encoding metal-dependent transcriptional regulator — MRHHTETEENYLKCILRFTLMGETPVSTNTIANYLGISPASVTDMLKKLSNKKEPSPLVNYTRYEGVSLTENGKKIALSILRKHRLWEVFLVNKLNFSWDNVHDVAEQLEHIQSQELISRLDKFLDYPKFDPHGDPIPSEDGTLIPLDTPLLSDIAEGETVVIASVKISDPDFLRYLERQGLLINKRITVKERLKFDDSLEIIVDQKNIMISGTVSENLRVLRESE, encoded by the coding sequence ATGAGACACCATACTGAAACAGAGGAAAATTACCTAAAGTGTATTTTGCGATTTACCCTGATGGGCGAGACACCGGTTTCGACCAATACCATCGCCAACTATCTGGGTATAAGTCCTGCTTCAGTAACTGATATGCTCAAAAAGCTCAGCAACAAAAAGGAACCCAGTCCCCTCGTAAATTATACACGCTATGAAGGAGTTTCCCTAACGGAAAACGGTAAGAAGATCGCCCTTAGTATTCTTCGCAAGCATAGGTTGTGGGAAGTTTTCCTGGTTAACAAGCTAAATTTCTCCTGGGACAATGTTCATGATGTGGCTGAACAGCTCGAACATATTCAGTCCCAAGAACTTATCAGCAGGCTCGATAAATTTCTGGATTACCCCAAATTTGATCCTCATGGTGATCCCATTCCTTCAGAAGATGGTACACTCATTCCTTTGGATACACCTTTGCTTTCAGATATAGCAGAAGGGGAAACAGTAGTCATAGCGAGTGTAAAAATCAGTGATCCGGATTTTCTCAGATACCTGGAAAGACAAGGCCTACTGATCAATAAAAGAATTACGGTTAAAGAACGTTTAAAATTTGATGACTCCCTCGAGATCATCGTGGATCAGAAAAACATCATGATTAGCGGAACAGTAAGCGAAAACTTACGCGTACTTAGAGAATCGGAATAA
- the smpB gene encoding SsrA-binding protein SmpB, which translates to MAEKGRNETVIRNRKAKFEYHLEEIFTAGMVLKGTEVKSLRAGKASLQEAYCFIEKDEVYIRKMTINEYDKGSYNNHEPGRVRKLLLHKKEIKKIRKGLDQKGFALVPVKVYFNDRNFAKMDIALGKGKKVADKRQTMKERDTKREMDRQMKGF; encoded by the coding sequence ATGGCAGAGAAAGGAAGAAACGAAACGGTCATTCGAAACAGAAAAGCAAAATTTGAATATCACCTGGAGGAGATATTCACAGCAGGCATGGTTTTGAAAGGGACCGAAGTAAAGTCCTTGCGAGCAGGGAAAGCCAGTTTGCAGGAAGCTTATTGTTTTATTGAGAAAGATGAGGTCTACATCAGAAAAATGACCATCAACGAATACGACAAAGGCAGCTACAATAATCACGAACCCGGCCGGGTCCGCAAATTACTCCTTCATAAAAAAGAGATCAAGAAAATACGCAAAGGCCTGGATCAAAAAGGCTTTGCCCTCGTTCCCGTTAAAGTCTATTTCAACGACCGTAATTTTGCCAAGATGGACATAGCTCTTGGGAAAGGTAAAAAGGTCGCAGATAAGCGTCAGACCATGAAGGAGCGCGATACCAAGCGGGAGATGGATCGACAGATGAAGGGGTTTTGA
- a CDS encoding LysM peptidoglycan-binding domain-containing protein → MKDISNSYYSDHLFSFYEIGKKGYLEYLFTIASNNFFKISFSILLLVFTSQPGFAQNTSPKRETYKPVDNRVQDETLADQIYVVRRGDWLRKIAYEFNVTEKSLMTLNGIKNRNEIQAGDTLIIRKSRAGVRVDSSRPIQTTANRNKADYGRSSQYSSTRPGKYAPTRTGESRPQDDRPRREEDSWDDDYYPRDYDYYSEEDIFYSLRPETQDAILRLNARLGDYKRRQTLKRERVQRNFNRGRSRGDTYYDRRDAYRRSYDNEVRRSEFDSRDRNRGYNRRTQEKEYNASRVVRLYRVRGDDTLASIAIKFGNTTSELVEINELDSSYLRKGRIIKVLEWQ, encoded by the coding sequence TTGAAGGATATTAGTAACTCATATTATTCAGATCATTTATTTTCTTTTTATGAAATAGGAAAGAAGGGATATCTTGAGTATTTATTTACTATCGCTTCAAATAATTTTTTTAAAATATCTTTTTCCATCCTATTGCTGGTTTTTACTTCACAGCCAGGGTTTGCCCAGAATACTTCACCTAAAAGGGAAACATATAAGCCTGTAGACAACAGAGTTCAAGATGAGACGCTTGCAGATCAAATTTATGTAGTTCGGCGTGGTGACTGGCTTAGGAAAATAGCCTACGAATTTAATGTTACAGAAAAAAGTTTGATGACTCTAAATGGGATCAAAAATCGAAATGAGATACAAGCTGGTGATACTCTCATTATTAGAAAAAGTCGAGCTGGAGTAAGAGTTGATTCATCAAGGCCAATCCAAACAACTGCTAACAGGAATAAAGCAGATTACGGAAGAAGTAGCCAATATAGCTCAACCCGCCCCGGGAAATACGCACCTACTAGAACAGGAGAGTCCAGACCTCAAGATGATCGGCCTCGAAGAGAAGAAGATTCCTGGGATGATGATTATTACCCAAGAGATTACGATTATTACTCCGAGGAGGACATTTTTTACAGCTTGAGACCAGAAACACAAGATGCAATTCTCCGATTGAATGCCAGACTGGGAGATTACAAGAGAAGGCAGACGCTAAAAAGAGAAAGAGTTCAAAGGAATTTCAATCGGGGTAGAAGCAGGGGGGATACTTACTACGATCGAAGAGATGCTTATAGGAGGTCGTATGATAATGAAGTTAGACGATCAGAATTTGATAGTAGGGATAGGAATAGAGGATATAATAGAAGAACCCAAGAGAAAGAATATAATGCCAGTAGAGTGGTTCGTCTTTACAGGGTAAGAGGAGACGATACACTTGCTTCTATTGCCATTAAATTTGGCAATACAACTTCTGAACTCGTGGAAATAAATGAGCTTGATTCTAGCTACCTGAGAAAAGGTCGAATAATAAAAGTTTTAGAATGGCAATAG
- a CDS encoding WD40 repeat domain-containing protein yields the protein MKKIELTHDILAEEVYNSSSALQRMRREAESRIEQRFLDYQNNAIPLSAEELNNFILPYLGIVDISENERSFVLEMDRKVRNETLKSQKKRKRILIGLAITTVVFTVLSLVSIYNWKAAENSDKNNLALSLAYQARNSLSEGRLDEAYSFADSSLDLGYQGLPKEVASKVLSEIYSYPLVKYIRLEGYLISFGFYRSGESFYTIDETGKFLRWSVNGKREDSILLSIKPQVAQMSEDNSKIALFNENDSLLIYDFEKQKEIIINIHDKIHEVKFSENGKYLLIATKGKKAILQSLTDYKSTKEFEHNSSITSVNFIPVSGKEPKVVSTFNDSTALVWSIDSNFEYELRNYYKPSLKAPLENSSISENGELIIINSPKGDFILSSGYYKTLVPEIDDIFTNYTLINTKFTGGTGEQKLISITEDSLTLFYYDFSPPKPSVDLQLATHSKVLYAELSPQDDFLMVAFNDNQIILFEKKLEDKNTDQYTFKESKRIHNRLLEGRFSYKGDYFISKGIREDKGDELIIWKADELLKNLEHPPNNMGSIRNILKRKFIGI from the coding sequence ATGAAGAAGATTGAACTGACACATGACATCCTGGCTGAAGAAGTGTATAATTCTTCTTCGGCTCTGCAGCGCATGCGTAGGGAGGCTGAGAGTCGGATTGAACAAAGATTCCTTGATTATCAGAATAATGCTATTCCACTTTCCGCCGAAGAACTTAACAACTTTATCTTGCCTTATTTGGGTATTGTAGATATTTCGGAAAATGAGCGATCGTTTGTGCTGGAGATGGATAGAAAAGTGCGCAATGAGACCCTCAAAAGTCAGAAAAAGCGAAAAAGAATTTTAATAGGCCTTGCGATCACAACTGTAGTATTTACGGTCCTTTCTCTGGTTTCAATTTATAATTGGAAGGCTGCTGAGAATAGCGATAAAAATAATCTTGCTTTAAGTTTAGCTTACCAGGCAAGGAATTCTTTAAGTGAAGGTCGCCTGGATGAAGCATATTCTTTCGCAGATTCTTCCTTAGACTTAGGGTACCAGGGTTTGCCAAAAGAGGTAGCCTCTAAGGTATTGTCAGAAATTTACTCCTATCCTTTGGTAAAATATATTCGGCTTGAAGGCTATTTAATCTCCTTTGGCTTTTACCGCTCAGGAGAATCATTTTATACTATAGATGAAACTGGGAAATTTTTAAGGTGGAGTGTGAACGGAAAAAGAGAAGATTCTATTCTCCTTTCAATAAAACCGCAGGTAGCCCAAATGTCTGAGGATAATTCTAAAATTGCGTTATTCAACGAGAATGATTCCTTATTGATCTATGATTTTGAAAAACAGAAGGAAATTATTATCAATATTCATGATAAAATTCATGAAGTTAAATTCTCTGAAAATGGCAAATATTTATTAATTGCTACTAAGGGGAAAAAAGCTATCTTACAGAGTTTAACTGATTATAAATCAACAAAGGAATTTGAACATAACTCTTCGATAACATCGGTTAACTTCATACCTGTTTCAGGTAAGGAACCTAAAGTCGTTTCTACTTTCAATGATTCCACAGCCCTAGTTTGGAGCATTGATAGTAATTTTGAGTATGAGCTTCGAAATTATTACAAACCCTCTTTGAAAGCTCCACTTGAAAACTCAAGTATCTCTGAAAACGGTGAGTTAATTATTATTAATTCCCCAAAGGGGGATTTCATATTATCGAGTGGCTATTACAAAACATTGGTTCCTGAAATTGACGATATATTCACTAATTATACTTTAATAAATACCAAATTCACAGGCGGTACAGGAGAACAGAAATTAATCTCAATTACTGAAGACTCGCTGACACTTTTTTATTATGACTTTTCACCACCTAAGCCTTCAGTAGATTTACAATTAGCGACCCATAGTAAAGTACTCTATGCGGAGCTTTCGCCCCAAGACGATTTTTTAATGGTTGCCTTTAATGATAATCAAATCATTTTATTTGAAAAGAAACTAGAAGATAAAAATACGGATCAATACACCTTTAAAGAGTCAAAAAGAATACATAATAGACTCCTTGAAGGGAGATTTTCTTATAAGGGAGATTATTTTATTTCAAAAGGGATACGGGAAGATAAAGGGGATGAATTAATAATTTGGAAAGCTGATGAATTACTTAAAAATTTAGAGCACCCACCTAACAATATGGGTTCAATTAGAAACATTTTAAAAAGAAAGTTTATTGGAATTTAA
- a CDS encoding AAA family ATPase, translating into MNQIQSPFKFLDAYTKDDKNVFFGRDKEISQLYQLVLSSPLVLVYGFSGIGKTSLIRCGLENKFEPSDWLPLFIRKDDDIIESISEQIQENSLSAIPNLSINEEGDEVVFPIIDKLRILYKDHFKPVYLIFDQFEELFILGKEQERLEFFRLLKEILESDLQVRMIISMREEYIARLSTYEDLVPALFENRMRVEAMSREQVKVVIEKSCQEYGIEIEDGDNTLKKMIDNLSESSGLIELSYLQIYLDRLYKESVKLGEERMINEDLLTSVGSLRGILSDFLNQQLTDLERDLEKKGVKDKGVPQEILFELITQDQTKRRMEADVVINRITNSYAVSKENIEYCIEELKRARIIKEVS; encoded by the coding sequence ATGAATCAGATTCAAAGTCCATTTAAATTCCTGGATGCCTACACCAAAGATGATAAAAATGTATTCTTTGGCAGAGATAAGGAGATCAGTCAACTGTATCAACTAGTTCTTTCCTCGCCCTTGGTTTTAGTATATGGATTCTCAGGAATAGGGAAAACAAGTTTGATCAGGTGCGGATTGGAAAATAAATTCGAGCCCTCGGACTGGTTGCCTCTTTTTATCCGGAAAGATGATGATATAATTGAAAGTATCAGTGAACAAATTCAGGAAAACTCCCTCTCTGCAATTCCCAACCTCAGTATAAATGAGGAAGGTGATGAGGTAGTTTTTCCGATTATTGACAAACTGAGAATCTTATACAAAGATCATTTCAAACCTGTTTATCTCATATTTGATCAATTTGAAGAATTATTCATTCTGGGGAAAGAGCAAGAAAGGCTTGAATTCTTTCGGCTGTTGAAAGAAATTCTTGAATCGGACCTCCAGGTGAGGATGATCATCAGTATGCGGGAGGAATACATTGCTAGGCTTTCAACTTATGAAGACCTGGTTCCTGCTTTATTTGAAAATCGAATGCGGGTTGAAGCCATGAGCCGAGAGCAGGTAAAAGTGGTAATTGAGAAAAGTTGTCAGGAGTATGGGATTGAAATAGAAGACGGAGATAATACCCTGAAAAAAATGATCGATAACCTTTCTGAGTCAAGCGGACTCATTGAACTTAGTTATTTGCAAATATACCTGGATAGATTGTATAAAGAATCGGTCAAACTTGGAGAAGAAAGAATGATTAATGAAGACTTATTAACGAGCGTAGGGAGTTTGCGAGGGATTTTATCTGATTTCCTTAATCAGCAATTGACAGACTTGGAAAGAGACCTGGAAAAGAAAGGGGTAAAGGATAAAGGCGTACCACAGGAAATTTTGTTTGAACTTATTACGCAAGACCAGACCAAGAGGAGGATGGAGGCCGATGTAGTCATAAACCGGATCACGAATTCTTATGCTGTGAGTAAAGAGAACATTGAATATTGCATTGAAGAGTTAAAAAGAGCGAGAATCATAAAGGAAGTTTCTTGA